In a single window of the Thunnus albacares chromosome 1, fThuAlb1.1, whole genome shotgun sequence genome:
- the LOC122969708 gene encoding calcium homeostasis modulator protein 6 — protein MESRQQWLTRLKNELSNSPLVSNVAFGFILMGLEKLVELEFECPCNPTWNGVFSSAFFTIPAIMAFTLMLIIQGCRCDTWCRKTVSLSSFVPAIVWLILLFLDGQYFACAMTDWEGRFVLVDKAAPLKWCEPISEGDVSPQELMLRSQQLFVFSQVIGIVLLIFICAGLVVYVIRESCQQEAEMQDADVAQLTVLRMRSLQSRTS, from the exons ATGGAAAGTAGACAACAATGGCTTACCAGACTGAAAAATGAACTTAGCAACAGTCCTCTGGTATCAAATGTGGCTTTTGGCTTTATCCTCATGGGACTAGAGAAGCTGGTGGAGCTGGAGTTTGAGTGTCCTTGCAACCCTACATGGAACGGAGTGTTTTCATCAGCATTCTTCACCATTCCTGCCATCATGGCCTTCACCTTGATGCTGATCATTCAAGGATGTAGATGTGATACGTGGTGCAGGAAAACTGTTTCCCTCTCCAGTTTCGTTCCTGCTATCGTGTGGCTGATTTTGTTGTTCCTCGATGGCCAATACTTTGCTTGTGCTATGACAGACTGGGAGGGTAGATTTGTACTAGTTGACAAGGCAGCTCCGCTGAAGTGGTGTGAGCCAATTAGTGAGGGAGATGTCAGCCCACAAGAACTAATGCTCCGctcacagcagctgtttgttttttctcag GTTATAGGCATAGTCctcctcattttcatctgtgCGGGTCTCGTAGTGTATGTAATCAGAGAAAGCTGCCAACAAGAGGCGGAGATGCAGGATGCAGATGTAGCCCAGCTCACTGTGCTCAGGATGAGGTCTCTACAGTCCAGGACATCATGA
- the LOC122968839 gene encoding UDP-glucuronosyltransferase 2A2-like isoform X3 — translation MFFSLASIISLLAVIIPAAHSGKVLVFPHDGSHWVNMRVLVEELHSRGHSVTVIRAADSWYISETSPFYRTVTLDISGGGNEDFFRLFVSEVIKIKRSKGSAWAHFALDMELKDKFFELHRKVSEVVMYMFENKELMKSFQDAKYDAVLTDPANGGGVMLAHYLGLPLVFNARWTVHGEAHFAIAPSPLSYVPLPPSELTDQMTFLERVKNMFFYTMRMRLYKQIVGPHYSALSTRYFGPDVDYISLFQAADLWLMRVDFVFEFPRPTMPNVIYMGGFQCKPAKPLPQHLEEFVQSSGEHGVIIMSLGTLIAELPHDLADEIAAAFAKLPQKVIWRYKGDRPATLGNNTRLVDWMPQSDLLGHPKTKLFVAHGGTNGVQEAIYHGVPILGLPLIFDQRDNLLRIEIRGAGKIIDIFTMNHDIFLQGIQEVLNEPSYKMNMQRLSRLHRDQPMRPLDRALFWIEFVMRHKGAAHLRTESYKLPWYSYHSVDVILFLVTVALLILFIFAGLVCSCFRLCLKRKVKSD, via the exons atgtttttttcattggcCTCTATCATCTCTCTTTTGGCTGTCATTATTCCAGCTGCACACAGTGGGAAAGTTCTGGTATTTCCGCATGATGGCAGCCACTGGGTGAACATGAGAGTACTTGTGGAGGAGCTGCATTCAAGAGGGCACAGTGTGACAGTAATTCGCGCTGCAGACAGCTGGTACATCAGTGAAACCTCTCCATTCTACCGTACTGTCACACTGGATATTTCTGGTGGTGGAAATGAGGATTTTTTTCgtctctttgtctctgaagttattaaaattaaaagaagcAAGGGGTCTGCGTGGGCCCATTTTGCTTTAGATATGGAGTTAAAAGACAAGTTCTTTGAATTACACAGGAAAGTCTCTGAAGTGGTCATGTACATGTTTGAAAATAAAGAGTTAATGAAGTCCTTTCAAGACGCCAAGTATGATGCGGTTTTGACAGATCCTGCTAATGGAGGAGGAGTAATGCTGGCTCACTATCTTGGATTGCCATTAGTATTCAATGCTCGATGGACTGTTCATGGTGAAGCACATTTTGCAATTGCACCTTCTCCGCTCTCTTATGTCCCACTTCCACCTTCAGAATTAACAGATCAAATGACGTTCCTTGAGAGggtcaaaaacatgtttttttataccATGAGGATGCGTCTGTATAAACAGATTGTTGGACCGCATTATTCTGCATTGTCCACTCGTTACTTTG GTCCAGATGTAGACTACATCTCCCTGTTCCAGGCAGCAGACCTGTGGCTCATGAGAGTGGACTTTGTGTTTGAGTTTCCTCGTCCCACCATGCCTAATGTTATCTATATGGGAGGGTTCCAGTGTAAACCTGCAAAACCTCTGCCTCAACACTTGGAGGAGTTTGTCCAGAGTTCAGGGGAACATGGAGTCATCATTATGTCTCTGGGGACTTTAATTGCAGAGCTTCCCCATGACTTAGCTGATGAGATAGCTGCAGCTTTTGCCAAGTTACCCCAGAAAGTCATCTGGAGGTATAAAGGTGACAGACCAGCCACTCTGGGCAACAACACTCGACTAGTTGACTGGATGCCACAGAGTGACCTTTTAGGACATCCCAAAACTAAGCTATTTGTGGCTCATGGAGGAACAAACGGTGTTCAAGAAGCAATCTACCATGGAGTTCCTATACTAGGGCTTCCATTGATTTTTGATCAACGTGATAATCTATTAAGAATTGAAATAAGAGGAGCAGGAAagataattgatatttttactaTGAATCACGACATCTTTCTCCAGGGTATTCAGGAAGTCCTGAATGAGCCCTCCTACAAGATGAACATGCAGAGACTCTCCAggctgcacagagatcagccCATGAGGCCACTAGATAGAGCCCTCTTCTGGATAGAGTTTGTCATGAGACATAAAGGAGCAGCTCACCTGAGAACAGAGTCCTACAAACTGCCCTGGTATTCCTACCACTCTGTAGATGTCATATTATTTTTAGTAACAGTTGCTCTtcttattttgttcatttttgctgGGTTAGTGTGCTCATGCTTCAGactgtgtttgaaaagaaaGGTGAAATCTGACTAA
- the LOC122968839 gene encoding UDP-glucuronosyltransferase 2B15-like isoform X4: protein MHQPWVWITLYLLCTSVVYGGKVLVYPVDGSHWVNMKVIIEELHSRGHEVSVVRTSDSWYIKETSPFYTSITLNIESGFNEDFVTTFVTQLLKIQREGKSAWTRFKLEMESGQAASEIHEKTCKMLELLFEDKDLIRSLQDAKYDLVLTDPVTPGGIILAHYFRLPFVFNVRWTSHGEGHFSIAPSPLSYVPLTGTELSEKMTFLERLTNMIVFGFTKYQIAHYIKPHYVGLIEKYLGPDVDYISLFQAADLWLMRVDFVFEFPRPTMPNVIYMGGFQCKPAKPLPQHLEEFVQSSGEHGVIIMSLGTLIAELPHDLADEIAAAFAKLPQKVIWRYKGDRPATLGNNTRLVDWMPQSDLLGHPKTKLFVAHGGTNGVQEAIYHGVPILGLPLIFDQRDNLLRIEIRGAGKIIDIFTMNHDIFLQGIQEVLNEPSYKMNMQRLSRLHRDQPMRPLDRALFWIEFVMRHKGAAHLRTESYKLPWYSYHSVDVILFLVTVALLILFIFAGLVCSCFRLCLKRKVKSD from the coding sequence ATGCATCAGCCCTGGGTCTGGATCACGCTCTACCTGCTCTGCACAAGTGTAGTTTATGGTGGGAAAGTGCTTGTTTATCCAGTGGACGGGAGCCACTGGGTGAACATGAAGGTCATTATTGAGGAACTACATTCAAGGGGCCACGAGGTCTCTGTTGTGCGAACGTCAGATAGCTGGTACATCAAGGAAACCTCCCCATTCTATACTTCAATTACACTCAATATTGAGTCTGGATTTAATGAAGACTTTGTAACTACATTTGTGACCCAGTTGCTTAAAATCCAGAGGGAGGGAAAGTCTGCCTGGACACGTTTTAAACTGGAAATGGAATCAGGACAAGCGGCCTCTGAGATACAtgagaaaacatgcaaaatgctTGAGCTGCTTTTTGAAGACAAAGATCTGATACGGTCTCTACAGGATGCAAAATATGACCTTGTCCTGACGGACCCTGTTACACCAGGGGGTATTATACTTGCCCACTACTTTAGGTTACCATTTGTTTTCAATGTCAGATGGACTAGTCATGGTGAAGGCCATTTTTCAATTGcgccctctcctctctcttatgTTCCACTGACAGGGACTGAACTTTCAGAAAAAATGACCTTTCTTGAGAGACTTACTAACATGATCGTATTTGGCttcacaaaatatcaaattgCACATTATATCAAACCACATTATGTTGGcttaattgaaaaatatttaGGTCCAGATGTAGACTACATCTCCCTGTTCCAGGCAGCAGACCTGTGGCTCATGAGAGTGGACTTTGTGTTTGAGTTTCCTCGTCCCACCATGCCTAATGTTATCTATATGGGAGGGTTCCAGTGTAAACCTGCAAAACCTCTGCCTCAACACTTGGAGGAGTTTGTCCAGAGTTCAGGGGAACATGGAGTCATCATTATGTCTCTGGGGACTTTAATTGCAGAGCTTCCCCATGACTTAGCTGATGAGATAGCTGCAGCTTTTGCCAAGTTACCCCAGAAAGTCATCTGGAGGTATAAAGGTGACAGACCAGCCACTCTGGGCAACAACACTCGACTAGTTGACTGGATGCCACAGAGTGACCTTTTAGGACATCCCAAAACTAAGCTATTTGTGGCTCATGGAGGAACAAACGGTGTTCAAGAAGCAATCTACCATGGAGTTCCTATACTAGGGCTTCCATTGATTTTTGATCAACGTGATAATCTATTAAGAATTGAAATAAGAGGAGCAGGAAagataattgatatttttactaTGAATCACGACATCTTTCTCCAGGGTATTCAGGAAGTCCTGAATGAGCCCTCCTACAAGATGAACATGCAGAGACTCTCCAggctgcacagagatcagccCATGAGGCCACTAGATAGAGCCCTCTTCTGGATAGAGTTTGTCATGAGACATAAAGGAGCAGCTCACCTGAGAACAGAGTCCTACAAACTGCCCTGGTATTCCTACCACTCTGTAGATGTCATATTATTTTTAGTAACAGTTGCTCTtcttattttgttcatttttgctgGGTTAGTGTGCTCATGCTTCAGactgtgtttgaaaagaaaGGTGAAATCTGACTAA
- the LOC122969480 gene encoding UDP-glucuronosyltransferase 2B17-like, with amino-acid sequence MHQPWVWITLYLLCTSVVYGGKVLVYPVDGSHWVNMKVIIEELHSRGHEVSVVRTSDSWYIKETSPFYTSITIDIESGFDEDFIITFMTQLFKIQREGKSAWTRFKLEMESGQAASEIHEKTCKMLELLFEDKDLIRSLQDAKYDLFLTDPITPGGVILAHYLRLPLVFNVRWTSHGEGHFSIAPSPLSYVPLTGTELSDKMTFLERLTNMIVFGFTKYQIAHYITPHYVGFVKKYLGPDVDYISLFQAADLWLMRVDFVFEFPRPTMPNVIYMGGFQCKPAKPLPQHLEEFVQSSGEHGVIIMSLGTLIAELPHDLADDIAAAFAKLPQKVIWRYKGDRPATLGNNTRLVDWMPQSDLLGHPKMKLFVSHGGTNSVQEAIYHGVPILGLPLIFDQRDNLLRIEIRGAGKIIDIFTMNHGIFLQGIQEVLNEPSYRMNMQRLSRLHRDQPMKPLDRALFWIEFVMRHKGAAHLRTESYKLPWYSYHSVDVMLFLVGVVLIILGTFAAFIKCLCSKLCLRTKSKCD; translated from the coding sequence ATGCATCAGCCCTGGGTCTGGATCACGCTCTACCTGCTCTGCACAAGTGTAGTTTATGGTGGGAAAGTGCTTGTTTATCCAGTGGACGGGAGCCACTGGGTGAACATGAAGGTCATTATTGAGGAACTACATTCAAGGGGCCACGAGGTCTCTGTTGTGCGAACGTCAGACAGCTGGTACATCAAGGAAACCTCCCCATTCTATACTTCAATTACAATTGATATTGAGTCTGGATTTGATGAAGactttataattacatttatgacCCAGTTGTTTAAAATCCAGAGGGAGGGAAAGTCTGCCTGGACACGTTTTAAATTGGAAATGGAATCAGGACAAGCGGCCTCTGAGATACAtgagaaaacatgcaaaatgctTGAGCTGCTTTTTGAAGACAAAGATCTGATACGGTCTCTACAGGATGCAAAATATGACCTTTTCCTGACGGACCCCATTACACCAGGGGGTGTTATACTTGCCCACTACTTAAGGTTACCACTTGTTTTCAATGTCAGATGGACTAGTCATGGTGAAGGCCATTTTTCAATTGcgccctctcctctctcttatgTTCCACTGACAGGGACTGAACTTTCAGATAAAATGACTTTTCTTGAGAGACTTACTAACATGATTGTATTTGGCttcacaaaatatcaaattgCACATTATATCACGCCACATTATGTTGgctttgttaaaaaatatttaggtCCAGATGTAGACTACATCTCCCTGTTCCAGGCAGCAGACCTGTGGCTCATGAGAGTGGACTTTGTGTTTGAGTTTCCTCGTCCCACCATGCCTAATGTTATCTATATGGGAGGGTTCCAGTGTAAACCTGCAAAACCTCTGCCTCAACACTTGGAGGAGTTTGTCCAGAGTTCAGGGGAACATGGAGTCATCATTATGTCTCTGGGGACTTTAATTGCAGAGCTTCCCCATGACTTAGCTGATGATATAGCTGCAGCTTTTGCCAAGTTACCCCAGAAAGTCATCTGGAGGTATAAAGGTGACAGACCAGCCACTCTGGGCAACAACACTCGACTAGTTGACTGGATGCCACAGAGTGACCTTTTAGGACATCCTAAGATGAAACTATTTGTAAGTCATGGAGGAACAAACAGTGTTCAAGAAGCAATCTACCATGGAGTTCCTATACTAGGGCTTCCATTGATTTTTGATCAACGTGATAATCTATTAAGAATTGAAATAAGAGGAGCAGGAAagataattgatatttttactaTGAATCACGGCATCTTTCTCCAGGGTATTCAGGAAGTCCTGAATGAGCCCTCCTACAGGATGAACATGCAGAGACTCTCCAggctgcacagagatcagccAATGAAGCCGCTGGATAGAGCCCTCTTCTGGATAGAGTTTGTCATGAGACATAAAGGAGCAGCTCACCTGAGAACAGAGTCCTACAAACTGCCCTGGTATTCCTACCACTCTGTAGATGTGATGCTCTTCTTAGTTGGAGTTGTGCTGATTATTCTTGGTacttttgctgcttttataaAGTGTTTATGTTCCAAGCTGTGTCTGAGAACAAAAAGTAAATGtgattaa
- the LOC122968839 gene encoding UDP-glucuronosyltransferase 2C1-like isoform X1 yields the protein MPNYLVCTFCSTFWFMLSEKVTLDNTGTTNDNSVSEDLKMFFSLASIISLLAVIIPAAHSGKVLVFPHDGSHWVNMRVLVEELHSRGHSVTVIRAADSWYISETSPFYRTVTLDISGGGNEDFFRLFVSEVIKIKRSKGSAWAHFALDMELKDKFFELHRKVSEVVMYMFENKELMKSFQDAKYDAVLTDPANGGGVMLAHYLGLPLVFNARWTVHGEAHFAIAPSPLSYVPLPPSELTDQMTFLERVKNMFFYTMRMRLYKQIVGPHYSALSTRYFGPDVDYISLFQAADLWLMRVDFVFEFPRPTMPNVIYMGGFQCKPAKPLPQHLEEFVQSSGEHGVIIMSLGTLIAELPHDLADEIAAAFAKLPQKVIWRYKGDRPATLGNNTRLVDWMPQSDLLGHPKTKLFVAHGGTNGVQEAIYHGVPILGLPLIFDQRDNLLRIEIRGAGKIIDIFTMNHDIFLQGIQEVLNEPSYKMNMQRLSRLHRDQPMRPLDRALFWIEFVMRHKGAAHLRTESYKLPWYSYHSVDVILFLVTVALLILFIFAGLVCSCFRLCLKRKVKSD from the exons ATGCCCAATTATCTGGTTTGTACTTTTTGCAGCACATTTTGGTTTATGTTAAGTGAAAAGGTGACACTTGACAATACTGGAACAACAAATG ACAACTCCGTTTCAGAAGatttgaagatgtttttttcattggcCTCTATCATCTCTCTTTTGGCTGTCATTATTCCAGCTGCACACAGTGGGAAAGTTCTGGTATTTCCGCATGATGGCAGCCACTGGGTGAACATGAGAGTACTTGTGGAGGAGCTGCATTCAAGAGGGCACAGTGTGACAGTAATTCGCGCTGCAGACAGCTGGTACATCAGTGAAACCTCTCCATTCTACCGTACTGTCACACTGGATATTTCTGGTGGTGGAAATGAGGATTTTTTTCgtctctttgtctctgaagttattaaaattaaaagaagcAAGGGGTCTGCGTGGGCCCATTTTGCTTTAGATATGGAGTTAAAAGACAAGTTCTTTGAATTACACAGGAAAGTCTCTGAAGTGGTCATGTACATGTTTGAAAATAAAGAGTTAATGAAGTCCTTTCAAGACGCCAAGTATGATGCGGTTTTGACAGATCCTGCTAATGGAGGAGGAGTAATGCTGGCTCACTATCTTGGATTGCCATTAGTATTCAATGCTCGATGGACTGTTCATGGTGAAGCACATTTTGCAATTGCACCTTCTCCGCTCTCTTATGTCCCACTTCCACCTTCAGAATTAACAGATCAAATGACGTTCCTTGAGAGggtcaaaaacatgtttttttataccATGAGGATGCGTCTGTATAAACAGATTGTTGGACCGCATTATTCTGCATTGTCCACTCGTTACTTTG GTCCAGATGTAGACTACATCTCCCTGTTCCAGGCAGCAGACCTGTGGCTCATGAGAGTGGACTTTGTGTTTGAGTTTCCTCGTCCCACCATGCCTAATGTTATCTATATGGGAGGGTTCCAGTGTAAACCTGCAAAACCTCTGCCTCAACACTTGGAGGAGTTTGTCCAGAGTTCAGGGGAACATGGAGTCATCATTATGTCTCTGGGGACTTTAATTGCAGAGCTTCCCCATGACTTAGCTGATGAGATAGCTGCAGCTTTTGCCAAGTTACCCCAGAAAGTCATCTGGAGGTATAAAGGTGACAGACCAGCCACTCTGGGCAACAACACTCGACTAGTTGACTGGATGCCACAGAGTGACCTTTTAGGACATCCCAAAACTAAGCTATTTGTGGCTCATGGAGGAACAAACGGTGTTCAAGAAGCAATCTACCATGGAGTTCCTATACTAGGGCTTCCATTGATTTTTGATCAACGTGATAATCTATTAAGAATTGAAATAAGAGGAGCAGGAAagataattgatatttttactaTGAATCACGACATCTTTCTCCAGGGTATTCAGGAAGTCCTGAATGAGCCCTCCTACAAGATGAACATGCAGAGACTCTCCAggctgcacagagatcagccCATGAGGCCACTAGATAGAGCCCTCTTCTGGATAGAGTTTGTCATGAGACATAAAGGAGCAGCTCACCTGAGAACAGAGTCCTACAAACTGCCCTGGTATTCCTACCACTCTGTAGATGTCATATTATTTTTAGTAACAGTTGCTCTtcttattttgttcatttttgctgGGTTAGTGTGCTCATGCTTCAGactgtgtttgaaaagaaaGGTGAAATCTGACTAA
- the LOC122968839 gene encoding UDP-glucuronosyltransferase 2B17-like isoform X2 → MPNYLVCTFCSTFWFMLSEKVTLDNTGTTNDNSVSEDLKMFFSLASIISLLAVIIPAAHSGKVLVFPHDGSHWVNMRVLVEELHSRGHSVTVIRAADSWYISETSPFYRTVTLDISGGGNEDFFRLFVSEVIKIKRSKGSAWAHFALDMELKDKFFELHRKVSEVVMYMFENKELMKSFQDAKYDAVLTDPANGGGVMLAHYLGLPLVFNARWTVHGEAHFAIAPSPLSYVPLPPSELTDQMTFLERVKNMFFYTMRMRLYKQIVGPHYSALSTRYFGPDVDYFSLFQAADLWLMRVDFVFEFPRPTMPNVIYMGGFQCKPAKPLPQHLEEFVQSSGEHGVIIMSLGTLIAELPHDLADEIAAAFATLPQKVIWRYKGDRPATLGNNTLLADWMPQNDLLGHPKMKLLVSHGGTNGIYEAIYHGIPIVGIPFVFDQADNLSRLKAKGVAKVLDVSELDRKTFQNTIQEILNDPSYRMNMQRFSRLHRDQPMKPLDRALFWIEFVMRHKGAAHLRTESYKLPWYSYHSVDVILFLVTIALLVLFIFAGLVCSCFRLCLKRKVKSD, encoded by the exons ATGCCCAATTATCTGGTTTGTACTTTTTGCAGCACATTTTGGTTTATGTTAAGTGAAAAGGTGACACTTGACAATACTGGAACAACAAATG ACAACTCCGTTTCAGAAGatttgaagatgtttttttcattggcCTCTATCATCTCTCTTTTGGCTGTCATTATTCCAGCTGCACACAGTGGGAAAGTTCTGGTATTTCCGCATGATGGCAGCCACTGGGTGAACATGAGAGTACTTGTGGAGGAGCTGCATTCAAGAGGGCACAGTGTGACAGTAATTCGCGCTGCAGACAGCTGGTACATCAGTGAAACCTCTCCATTCTACCGTACTGTCACACTGGATATTTCTGGTGGTGGAAATGAGGATTTTTTTCgtctctttgtctctgaagttattaaaattaaaagaagcAAGGGGTCTGCGTGGGCCCATTTTGCTTTAGATATGGAGTTAAAAGACAAGTTCTTTGAATTACACAGGAAAGTCTCTGAAGTGGTCATGTACATGTTTGAAAATAAAGAGTTAATGAAGTCCTTTCAAGACGCCAAGTATGATGCGGTTTTGACAGATCCTGCTAATGGAGGAGGAGTAATGCTGGCTCACTATCTTGGATTGCCATTAGTATTCAATGCTCGATGGACTGTTCATGGTGAAGCACATTTTGCAATTGCACCTTCTCCGCTCTCTTATGTCCCACTTCCACCTTCAGAATTAACAGATCAAATGACGTTCCTTGAGAGggtcaaaaacatgtttttttataccATGAGGATGCGTCTGTATAAACAGATTGTTGGACCGCATTATTCTGCATTGTCCACTCGTTACTTTGGTCCAGATGTAGACTATTTCTCCCTGTTCCAGGCAGCAGACCTGTGGCTCATGAGAGTGGACTTTGTGTTTGAGTTTCCTCGTCCCACCATGCCTAATGTCATCTATATGGGAGGGTTCCAGTGTAAACCTGCAAAACCTCTGCCTCAACACTTGGAGGAGTTTGTCCAGAGTTCAGGGGAACATGGAGTCATCATTATGTCTCTGGGGACTTTAATTGCAGAGCTTCCCCATGACTTGGCTGATGAGATAGCTGCAGCTTTTGCCACATTACCTCAGAAAGTCATCTGGAGGTATAAAGGTGACAGACCAGCCACTCTGGGCAACAACACTTTACTAGCTGACTGGATGCCACAGAATGACCTGTTAGGACATCCCAAGATGAAACTGTTGGTGAGTCATGGAGGAACAAACGGAATCTATGAGGCTATATATCACGGTATTCCGATTGTAGGCATTCCCTTTGTGTTCGATCAAGCTGACAACCTCTCTAGACTGAAAGCAAAGGGTGTGGCAAAGGTTTTGGATGTTTCTGAATTGgatagaaaaacatttcagaataCCATTCAGGAAATCCTGAATGACCCCTCCTACAGGATGAACATGCAGAGATTCTCCAggctgcacagagatcagccAATGAAGCCACTGGATAGAGCCCTCTTCTGGATAGAGTTTGTCATGAGACATAAAGGAGCAGCTCACCTGAGAACAGAGTCCTACAAACTGCCCTGGTATTCCTACCACTCTGTAGATGTCATATTATTTCTAGTAACAATTGctcttcttgttttgttcatttttgctgGGTTAGTGTGCTCGTGCTTCAGactgtgtttgaaaagaaaagtgaaatctGACTAA